The Nostoc sp. 'Lobaria pulmonaria (5183) cyanobiont' genome window below encodes:
- a CDS encoding NAD(P)/FAD-dependent oxidoreductase — translation MKTYDWIVVGGGITGAALAYELAKTGFSVLLLEQDSRPQNATRYSYGGLAYWSGNTPLTRLLCEEAIARYHILSQELDADIQFRELDLLLTISAHNDPETTAASYNQFAIPPRLLSIQEACELEPQLNREAISGALTVKHGHIHPEKTAQAYIQAFERAGGEMQITQVLQVLQDGVQTTSATFHSANVVICTGGLSRQLLKSAGVSIKLYFTHEEIIETSPVDVRLRTLVMPANLQRFQLEAESTQVDELWDELGNELVPAILDVGAIQFQDGSIRIGQISRAIADPQAKVNSDVSEKWLRKSVGQILPALENLPGTWYHCLVAFSSNQLPLIGAIPGFKGVHVFSGFSNPLVLIPPLAKRFANFATGQEDEIITQMLI, via the coding sequence ATGAAAACCTACGACTGGATTGTGGTTGGCGGTGGAATTACGGGTGCTGCACTCGCCTATGAACTTGCTAAAACTGGCTTTTCTGTACTTTTATTGGAGCAAGACAGCAGACCACAGAATGCAACTCGCTATAGTTATGGTGGGCTTGCCTATTGGTCGGGTAATACGCCACTAACTCGGCTATTGTGCGAAGAAGCGATCGCACGTTACCATATCCTATCTCAAGAGTTAGACGCTGATATCCAATTTCGGGAATTAGATTTATTACTGACTATTTCAGCCCATAACGACCCAGAAACAACTGCGGCATCATATAATCAGTTTGCCATTCCACCCCGTTTACTCAGTATCCAAGAAGCTTGTGAGTTGGAACCGCAGCTAAATCGAGAGGCGATATCTGGGGCTTTAACTGTCAAACACGGTCATATTCACCCAGAAAAAACAGCACAAGCTTACATCCAAGCCTTTGAGCGTGCTGGGGGTGAAATGCAGATTACCCAAGTATTGCAAGTATTGCAAGATGGTGTACAAACCACCAGTGCAACTTTCCACAGCGCTAACGTTGTCATCTGTACGGGTGGACTCAGCCGCCAGCTGCTCAAGTCTGCTGGTGTTTCTATCAAGCTGTATTTTACCCACGAAGAAATCATTGAAACCTCACCCGTTGATGTCAGGTTACGCACCTTAGTTATGCCAGCCAATCTACAACGGTTTCAACTAGAAGCTGAATCTACACAAGTTGATGAATTATGGGATGAACTTGGTAATGAATTAGTACCAGCGATTTTAGATGTGGGTGCGATTCAGTTTCAAGATGGTAGTATCCGCATCGGTCAAATTAGCCGTGCGATCGCAGATCCTCAAGCCAAGGTAAACTCAGACGTAAGCGAAAAATGGTTGCGAAAAAGTGTTGGTCAAATTTTACCAGCATTGGAGAATCTACCAGGGACTTGGTATCACTGCTTAGTCGCATTTAGTAGCAATCAACTCCCCTTAATTGGTGCTATCCCCGGATTTAAAGGCGTTCATGTTTTCTCTGGATTTAGCAATCCCCTAGTACTGATACCACCTTTGGCAAAGCGCTTTGCTAATTTTGCAACTGGCCAGGAAGATGAAATTATTACACAAATGCTAATCTAA
- a CDS encoding DUF928 domain-containing protein has product MYEERLKRKQTEAVSVTKVWGFTAEKSPTFWFFVPYKKSTIDSIEFVLKDESIKPSQTLYRTIVTIPEVPGIISIPLSANTPPLQVDKMYHWFFKIKIICNPQQPVEQEYVEGWVQRANLNPKLVDSLKQATPQQRVNLYAQNGIWYDALTTLAELRLSKPEDPTLAVEWMNLLKSVDLESLAKQPLIKCCQANAKGSIPLF; this is encoded by the coding sequence ATATACGAAGAGAGACTCAAACGAAAACAAACAGAAGCTGTTTCTGTTACTAAAGTTTGGGGCTTTACGGCGGAAAAATCGCCAACTTTTTGGTTTTTTGTCCCCTATAAGAAATCTACAATTGATTCCATCGAGTTTGTTCTCAAAGATGAGTCAATTAAACCAAGTCAAACTCTTTACCGAACAATAGTAACAATACCAGAAGTACCAGGAATTATTAGCATTCCCTTAAGCGCAAATACTCCCCCATTGCAAGTAGACAAGATGTATCACTGGTTTTTCAAGATAAAAATCATTTGCAATCCACAACAACCCGTAGAACAGGAGTATGTAGAAGGATGGGTGCAACGGGCCAATCTAAATCCTAAATTAGTAGATAGCTTGAAGCAAGCAACTCCTCAGCAACGGGTAAACCTTTATGCCCAAAATGGTATTTGGTATGATGCTTTGACTACTTTGGCTGAATTACGTCTTAGCAAACCTGAAGATCCAACTCTAGCGGTGGAGTGGATGAATTTGCTTAAATCCGTAGATTTAGAGAGTTTAGCTAAACAACCTCTGATAAAATGTTGCCAAGCCAATGCAAAGGGGAGCATCCCACTTTTTTGA
- a CDS encoding bifunctional metallophosphatase/5'-nucleotidase, with protein MSFLDRRSRFFSKFNRRDLRTSQLSWLIISGIFLFLGTTGGVLQVKTAHKSGFTLQLLHTSDQEAGVPALKDAPNFSAVLNALKNQDANRDGKPDYPNTLILSSGDAYIPSPFLFASDRAFGGQGRGDILILNALGFGAIAFGNHEFDLGTGVVADLLRAKEDYPGTKFPYLSTNLDFSTDKDLAKLVTADGQEASKIPNKIARSTIITVNGEKIAVVGATTPTLRTISSPGGVTVLPKEFNDRDTADIAALAAEIQTSVDTLLTKNPEINKVILLAHMQQIAIEQKLATLLKGVDIIVAGGSNTLLADKTDRLRVGDKSAGTYPIIKKAADGNPIAVVNTDGNYRYVGRLVVNFDANGVIIPSSIDPKISGAYATDSQGVAAVGGKPDAKIVAITEALKKVIIAQDGQIFGKTNVFLNGWRGDVRTQETNFGNLTAEANLAIAKRYDPKTVISIKNGGGIRDNIGIYTFPPGSTRSQDVIKLPPQANPVAGKKEKEISQLDITNALRFNNSLTLVTLNAKELLAIIEHSVAAIAPGATPGSFPQVAGLAFSFDPNLPAGKRVKSLAIKDGKGKIIDVVVKNAELVGDNNRIFRTVTLNFLASGGDGYLFPKRERVDLISKDAKRTGLATFAADGSEQDALAEYLAANFKQIPFAQEDVPATKDTRIQNLKLRKDVVF; from the coding sequence ATGTCTTTTTTAGATCGGAGAAGTCGATTTTTCAGTAAGTTTAATCGCCGAGATTTAAGAACTAGCCAGTTAAGTTGGCTGATTATATCTGGCATCTTTTTATTTTTAGGAACTACTGGTGGTGTGCTGCAAGTTAAAACAGCACATAAGTCAGGGTTCACACTACAACTTTTACATACTTCCGACCAAGAAGCGGGTGTCCCAGCGCTGAAAGATGCACCGAATTTTTCGGCGGTGTTGAATGCACTCAAAAATCAGGATGCTAATCGTGATGGTAAACCTGATTATCCTAATACCTTAATCCTTTCATCTGGAGATGCTTATATTCCCAGTCCCTTCTTATTTGCCAGTGACAGAGCTTTTGGTGGTCAGGGACGGGGAGATATTTTAATTCTAAATGCTCTTGGGTTTGGTGCGATCGCCTTTGGTAATCACGAATTTGACTTAGGTACGGGTGTTGTTGCCGACTTACTTCGTGCCAAAGAAGATTACCCAGGGACAAAATTTCCTTATCTCAGCACAAATCTCGACTTCAGCACTGATAAAGACCTGGCAAAATTAGTTACTGCTGATGGACAAGAGGCAAGTAAAATTCCGAATAAAATTGCCCGAAGCACTATCATTACCGTCAATGGTGAAAAAATTGCTGTGGTTGGGGCGACAACTCCCACACTGCGGACTATTTCTTCTCCCGGTGGTGTGACTGTATTGCCTAAAGAATTTAATGACCGCGATACCGCAGATATCGCCGCTTTGGCTGCTGAAATTCAAACTTCTGTTGATACACTGCTGACAAAGAATCCAGAGATTAATAAAGTCATTTTATTGGCACACATGCAGCAAATTGCGATTGAGCAAAAGCTAGCAACATTACTCAAGGGAGTAGATATTATTGTTGCTGGTGGTTCCAATACCTTACTAGCCGACAAAACAGACCGTCTGCGAGTGGGTGATAAATCTGCGGGAACTTATCCAATCATCAAAAAAGCCGCAGATGGTAATCCGATAGCTGTAGTTAATACCGATGGGAACTATCGCTATGTTGGTCGTCTAGTTGTTAACTTTGATGCCAATGGAGTAATTATTCCGTCTAGTATTGACCCCAAAATTAGCGGTGCTTATGCGACTGATTCCCAAGGTGTAGCAGCTGTCGGTGGGAAACCCGATGCCAAAATTGTCGCCATTACAGAAGCACTCAAAAAAGTGATTATTGCCCAAGATGGTCAGATTTTTGGGAAAACCAACGTTTTTCTCAATGGCTGGCGGGGTGATGTCCGCACCCAAGAAACCAATTTCGGGAATTTAACAGCCGAAGCTAATTTAGCGATCGCTAAACGATACGATCCTAAAACTGTCATTTCCATCAAAAATGGCGGTGGTATCCGTGACAATATTGGTATATATACTTTTCCCCCAGGTTCGACTCGCTCACAGGATGTTATCAAACTACCACCCCAAGCAAATCCTGTAGCAGGCAAGAAAGAAAAGGAAATTTCCCAACTTGATATCACCAATGCTTTACGGTTTAACAATAGCTTGACTTTAGTTACTTTAAATGCTAAAGAACTACTAGCAATAATTGAACACAGTGTAGCAGCCATAGCGCCAGGTGCTACCCCTGGCAGTTTTCCTCAAGTAGCGGGATTAGCCTTTAGCTTTGACCCAAATTTGCCAGCAGGTAAGCGTGTTAAATCCCTGGCTATCAAAGATGGCAAAGGCAAAATTATTGATGTAGTGGTGAAAAATGCAGAGTTAGTGGGTGATAATAATCGCATCTTCCGCACTGTCACCTTAAACTTCCTAGCAAGTGGTGGTGATGGTTATCTTTTTCCGAAAAGAGAACGGGTTGATTTGATATCAAAAGATGCTAAACGTACAGGTTTAGCCACCTTTGCTGCTGATGGTTCTGAACAAGATGCATTAGCAGAATATCTGGCTGCTAACTTTAAGCAGATTCCATTTGCTCAGGAAGATGTACCAGCTACCAAAGATACTCGCATTCAAAATCTGAAGTTGCGTAAAGATGTGGTATTTTGA
- a CDS encoding type II toxin-antitoxin system HicA family toxin: protein MGASFTPELKKMLSEVGCYFERQGKGDHEIWYSPITDRRFVVDGTIKSRHTANGVLKQAGLPKAF, encoded by the coding sequence ATGGGTGCGTCGTTCACTCCTGAGTTGAAAAAGATGCTTTCAGAAGTTGGGTGCTACTTTGAACGGCAAGGTAAAGGAGATCATGAAATCTGGTACAGTCCAATTACAGATCGTCGGTTTGTTGTAGACGGAACCATCAAGTCACGCCATACCGCTAATGGAGTTTTGAAACAAGCTGGACTTCCCAAAGCCTTTTAG
- a CDS encoding DUF1902 domain-containing protein, with amino-acid sequence MAQITFKVEAFWDSDAEVWVATSDDVPGLVTEASTIEVLTQKLREIIPELIILNKIVPPDYVGSITFELISHRQELIKVAS; translated from the coding sequence ATGGCACAAATCACGTTTAAGGTTGAAGCATTTTGGGATTCAGACGCAGAAGTTTGGGTAGCAACTAGTGATGACGTACCTGGATTGGTAACAGAAGCTTCTACGATTGAGGTTCTGACGCAAAAGCTGCGAGAAATAATTCCAGAACTGATCATTCTCAACAAAATTGTCCCTCCTGACTATGTAGGTTCTATCACCTTTGAGTTAATCAGCCATCGACAAGAGTTGATTAAGGTGGCTTCATAG
- a CDS encoding isopenicillin N synthase family dioxygenase, producing the protein MVTIPVIDFTNFTKGNAINRQAVIKQIYEACHEIGFVYLQNSGISKDLIKQVFIHSKSFFNLPLEVKQKQAWSDEFSNMGYVGIERERLDPNKPGDLKEAFNVNKQAAIGINASIVTFYDSCTELANTILQAYELALELPEDFFTIRHNQQNHTLRLLHYPPSQTPAKPGQVRAGEHSDYGSITLLFQDDIGGLEVQTAFGEWIAAPAIPDTVIINTGDLMQRWTNHRFCSTKHRVMIPTDNRINQSRYSMAFFCHPNDHTEITCLESCQKEQSPIYPPILAGEYLLSRLQATYGNS; encoded by the coding sequence ATGGTTACAATTCCAGTAATTGATTTTACTAATTTTACTAAAGGCAACGCAATAAATCGGCAAGCTGTTATCAAACAAATCTATGAAGCTTGTCATGAAATTGGCTTCGTGTACTTACAAAATTCGGGAATATCAAAAGACCTAATCAAACAAGTATTCATTCACAGCAAATCTTTTTTCAATTTACCTTTAGAAGTTAAGCAAAAGCAAGCTTGGAGTGATGAATTTAGTAATATGGGTTACGTTGGGATTGAGAGAGAACGTCTTGACCCCAACAAACCAGGCGACTTAAAAGAGGCGTTTAATGTAAATAAACAAGCGGCTATCGGGATAAATGCTTCTATTGTCACCTTTTATGATAGTTGTACAGAACTTGCTAACACGATATTACAAGCTTATGAGTTGGCGTTAGAATTGCCAGAAGATTTTTTTACTATAAGACATAATCAACAAAATCATACCTTGCGACTATTACACTATCCTCCATCGCAGACACCAGCGAAACCCGGACAAGTGCGTGCTGGTGAGCATTCCGATTATGGCAGTATTACCTTACTTTTCCAAGATGACATTGGCGGGTTAGAAGTACAGACAGCATTTGGAGAGTGGATTGCCGCGCCTGCAATTCCTGATACTGTAATAATCAATACTGGCGATTTAATGCAACGATGGACTAATCATCGATTTTGCTCAACTAAGCATCGAGTGATGATTCCCACTGATAACAGGATAAATCAGTCTCGGTATTCTATGGCTTTTTTCTGTCATCCTAATGATCATACAGAAATTACTTGTTTGGAGAGTTGCCAGAAAGAACAATCGCCTATCTATCCTCCTATCCTTGCGGGAGAATATCTTTTAAGCCGTTTACAAGCAACTTATGGTAATTCGTAA
- a CDS encoding UPF0182 family protein, which produces MYWKWGFRLLIVFLGLWLLLDLGSRLGAEIFWFQEVGYLQVFMLRLLTRGILWVVVAGITAAYLLLNLALAQRLKYSQSLKIEPAELNSELTNFLSPNYPKRNETRILAPQGFQALKLHWLLPLTLILSLLIGLMLVHYGQIALFYWHSPVNQAILPVPALFRPETIWQLLRQIVSQVWYLGLIVGVAIAILIYPQFLLTAIAILFSPIFAFIIFRHWPKVLQYFHPTRFNSTEPLFGRDISFYVFSLPFWELLELWLMGLCLYGFVAVTLTYLLSADSLSQGIFSGFSPQQQRHLFGMGGLLMLVVALSYGLTRYELVYSSRGVSYGASYTDVTAQLPAYTVLCIVAVAIAFYLLWRTFFWKPKSQYRPFLFYGLGVYLVLVAAANVVLPTVVQYLIVQPNELQREQPYIQRTIALTRQAFDLEAIDSRSFNPQGTLTEADIQKNDSTIRNIRLWDERPLLETNRQLQQIRPYYQFPDADIDRYTLKTDEPSPRPPAPQKSPPKQEAVESTERRQVLIAARELDYSAVPQEAQTWVNRHLIYTHGFGFTVSPVNTVGAGGLPEYFVKDISGNSSALTTSNEAIRQSIPIGQPRIYYGEITNTYVMTGTRVRELDYPSGSDNVYNSYEGLGGVEIGSAWRRWLFAMYLKDWQMVLTRDFLPDTRVLLRRNVKERIQAIAPFLKFDSDPYLVAATANQDFPSNPSYLYWIVDAYTTSDRYPYSDTGSDGINYIRNSIKVVIDAYHGTVKFYIADQSDPIIATWSAIFPKMFKPLSTMPVNLRSHTRYPVDFFKIQSERLMIYHMTDPQVFYNREDQWQIPNEIYGSEPRPVDPYYLITSLPTVDFEEFILLLPYTPKQRTNLIAWLAARSDGKNYGKLVLYVFPKERLIYGTEQIEARINQDPVISQQISLWNRQGSRAIQGNLLVIPIEQSLLYVEPIYLEATQNSLPTLVRVVVAYENRIVMAQTLEQALQGIFKPEVTPAPAIIRPFEEAAPPG; this is translated from the coding sequence ATGTATTGGAAATGGGGCTTTAGACTATTAATTGTATTCTTGGGGCTGTGGCTACTGTTGGATCTGGGTTCCCGCTTGGGAGCAGAGATTTTTTGGTTTCAAGAAGTCGGCTATCTCCAAGTATTTATGTTGAGGCTGCTGACTCGCGGTATTTTGTGGGTAGTCGTGGCTGGAATAACTGCTGCCTATCTACTGCTAAACCTGGCTTTGGCACAACGGCTAAAATATTCCCAGTCTCTAAAGATTGAGCCAGCAGAACTCAACAGTGAATTAACAAATTTTCTCAGTCCTAATTATCCAAAACGCAACGAAACCCGGATACTTGCGCCGCAAGGCTTTCAAGCATTAAAATTACACTGGTTATTACCCTTAACTCTGATTCTGAGCTTGTTGATTGGGTTAATGCTGGTTCACTATGGTCAAATTGCTCTTTTCTACTGGCATTCTCCAGTTAATCAGGCTATTCTACCCGTTCCCGCCCTATTTCGACCGGAGACAATCTGGCAACTTTTGAGGCAGATTGTCTCTCAAGTCTGGTATCTCGGTTTAATTGTGGGAGTAGCGATCGCCATCTTAATCTATCCTCAATTTTTACTGACTGCGATCGCAATTCTCTTCAGTCCCATTTTTGCCTTCATCATATTCCGACACTGGCCAAAGGTGCTGCAATATTTCCACCCCACCCGTTTCAACAGCACTGAGCCTTTATTTGGTCGAGATATCAGCTTTTATGTATTTTCTTTACCCTTTTGGGAACTGCTAGAACTCTGGCTGATGGGATTATGTTTGTATGGCTTCGTCGCCGTTACTCTCACTTATTTGTTGTCGGCGGATAGTTTAAGTCAGGGAATTTTCTCCGGTTTTTCGCCCCAGCAGCAGCGTCATTTATTCGGTATGGGTGGCTTGTTGATGCTGGTAGTGGCTCTGAGTTATGGGCTAACTCGCTATGAACTCGTGTATTCTAGCCGTGGTGTGAGTTATGGTGCTAGCTATACCGATGTTACAGCCCAGTTGCCAGCTTACACCGTCTTGTGCATTGTGGCAGTTGCGATCGCCTTTTACCTCCTTTGGCGAACATTTTTCTGGAAACCCAAATCTCAGTATCGTCCCTTTCTATTTTACGGATTAGGGGTTTATCTAGTATTAGTTGCAGCTGCTAATGTTGTTTTACCTACTGTGGTGCAATATTTAATTGTCCAACCTAATGAGTTGCAACGAGAGCAACCCTACATTCAGCGGACTATTGCCTTGACTCGCCAAGCATTCGATTTAGAAGCGATCGATTCTAGAAGCTTCAACCCCCAAGGAACACTGACTGAAGCTGATATTCAAAAGAATGACTCGACAATTCGGAATATTCGCCTGTGGGATGAGCGACCACTGTTAGAAACTAACCGTCAACTGCAACAAATTCGCCCATATTATCAGTTCCCCGATGCCGATATCGATCGATATACTCTCAAAACAGATGAACCTTCACCTCGACCACCTGCCCCCCAAAAGTCGCCACCTAAGCAGGAAGCAGTTGAATCAACAGAACGGCGGCAGGTACTGATTGCTGCACGAGAATTAGATTACAGTGCCGTACCACAGGAAGCTCAAACATGGGTTAATCGCCATTTAATTTATACCCACGGTTTCGGGTTTACTGTTAGTCCAGTGAATACAGTTGGGGCGGGTGGGCTACCAGAATATTTTGTTAAAGATATTAGCGGTAATAGTAGCGCCCTTACAACTTCTAATGAAGCCATTCGTCAAAGTATTCCGATTGGGCAACCCCGGATTTATTACGGTGAGATTACTAATACTTATGTAATGACTGGCACAAGAGTTAGAGAGCTAGACTATCCTAGCGGTAGTGATAATGTTTACAACTCTTATGAGGGATTGGGTGGCGTTGAAATCGGTTCAGCATGGCGACGGTGGCTATTTGCGATGTATTTGAAAGATTGGCAGATGGTGCTGACACGGGACTTTTTGCCAGATACAAGAGTGCTACTGCGACGAAATGTCAAGGAAAGAATTCAAGCGATCGCACCCTTCCTGAAATTTGACAGCGACCCCTATTTAGTTGCTGCTACTGCTAATCAAGATTTCCCAAGTAATCCCAGTTATCTTTATTGGATTGTAGATGCTTACACAACGAGCGATCGCTATCCCTACTCAGACACTGGTAGCGATGGAATTAACTACATTCGCAATTCTATCAAAGTAGTGATTGATGCCTATCACGGCACTGTGAAGTTTTACATTGCCGATCAAAGCGACCCGATCATTGCCACTTGGTCAGCGATATTTCCCAAGATGTTCAAACCGCTCAGTACAATGCCAGTCAATCTCCGCAGTCATACCCGATATCCGGTGGACTTTTTCAAAATTCAATCTGAGCGGTTGATGATCTATCACATGACCGACCCCCAAGTATTTTATAATCGGGAAGACCAATGGCAGATTCCGAATGAAATCTATGGTAGTGAACCCCGTCCAGTAGATCCGTATTATTTGATTACTAGTCTACCCACTGTAGACTTTGAAGAATTTATTCTGCTTTTACCCTATACTCCCAAACAACGGACTAATTTAATTGCTTGGTTAGCGGCGCGATCGGATGGCAAAAACTACGGTAAGTTGGTGTTATATGTCTTTCCTAAAGAACGCCTGATTTATGGAACAGAGCAAATCGAGGCGCGAATTAACCAAGACCCAGTAATTTCTCAGCAAATTTCCTTGTGGAATCGCCAGGGTTCGAGAGCTATTCAAGGCAATCTACTAGTAATTCCCATTGAGCAATCGCTGCTGTATGTCGAGCCAATCTATCTAGAAGCCACACAGAATAGTCTGCCAACCTTGGTACGGGTAGTGGTGGCTTACGAAAACCGGATTGTCATGGCGCAAACTTTAGAACAAGCATTACAGGGAATCTTTAAACCAGAAGTGACACCAGCCCCGGCGATTATCCGTCCCTTTGAAGAAGCAGCCCCGCCAGGTTAA